From the Variovorax paradoxus genome, the window ACATCGGGCGCGGCCCGACCTTCTACGACTGCCTCGTCGAGGTCGAAGCCGCATGAGGCTTACCCCCAGGCTTCGCGCACTTCGTGCCGCAACGCCTGCCCCCTCGCACGGGGCGACACCCGCAGCCCGGCAGAGCCGGTTTCGCGGTGTTGCACGAAGAGTCCTGCCCTGCCTTGCGCTGCTCGCCCTGACCGGCTGTGCCGACCTGGGCTACTACTGGCAGTCGGCCAGCGGCCACATCGGCATCATGCGGGCGGCCAAGCCCGTGCCCGAGTGGCTGGCCGACCCGGCGGTGTCGGCGGCGCTGAAGGCCAAGCTCGAGCTCACGCAGCGCATCCGCAGCTTCGCCACGGCGCAGCTCGGCCTGCCCGACAACCCGAGCTACAAGTCGTACGCCGACCTGCACCGCGCCGCCGCGGTATGGAACGTGGTGGCCGCGCCGCCGTACTCGCTCACGCTCAAGAGCTGGTGCTTTCCGGTGGCGGGCTGCGTGGGCTACCGCGGCTATTACGACGAGGCCGCCGCCAGGGCCGAGGCCGAGACGCAGAAGACGAACGGCATGGAAGTGGCCGTGTACCCCGTGCCCGCGTACTCCACGCTCGGCTGGATGAACTGGGCCGGCGGCGATCCGCTGCTGTCCACCTTCATCGGCTACCCCGAAGGCGAACTCGCGCGCCTCGTGTTCCACGAGCTGGCGCACCAGGTGCTCTACGTGTCCGGCGACACGGTGTTCAACGAGTCGTACGCCACCGCCGTTGAGCGCATCGGCGGCGCGATGTGGCTGCAGCGCGAGGCCGGCGAACCTGCGCGGCGCGAGTACGCGCAGTTCGACGGCCAGCGGCAGGACTTCCGCGCGCTCGCGCTCGACACCCGCCGTGCGCTCACGAAGGTCTACGAATCGCCCGAAGCCAAGGCCGGGGACTGGACGAAGGTCGAGGCCATGAAGCAGGCCGCCATGGCCGACTTCCGCGAGCGCTACCTGAAACTCAAGGCCGGCTGGAGCGGCCCGCGCCAGAACGCCTACGACGCCTGGGTGTCGCGCGCCAACAATGCCGCCTTCGGCGCGCAGGGCGCCTACGACGACCTCGTGCCCGGCTTCGAGGCGCTGTTCGAGCGCCAGGGCCGCGACTGGCCGCGCTTTTACACTGAGGTCAAGCGCATCGCCGCGCTGCCGACCGATGCGCAACGCCGCAGCGCGCTCGAAGCGGCCAGCGGTGTCCTGCAAACCCAATCCAGCCCAAAGCACAAAACCGGAGATCACGGTGCCTGACATCCACATCGAACGCAACCACACGCTGGGCATCGCTGGCGCGCGCGCCGTCGCGCACAAATGGATCGAGCAGGCCGAGCAGGAGTTCGGCCTCGAATGCGTCTACACCCAGGGCGACGGCCGCGACGTGGCCACCTTCACCCGCGCGGGCATCGACGGCACCGTCGAGGTCACCGGCAGCACCTTCCGGCTGGACGCCACGCTGGGCTTCCTGTTCAGCAGCTTCAGCGAAATGATCGAGCAGAA encodes:
- a CDS encoding aminopeptidase, yielding MRLTPRLRALRAATPAPSHGATPAARQSRFRGVARRVLPCLALLALTGCADLGYYWQSASGHIGIMRAAKPVPEWLADPAVSAALKAKLELTQRIRSFATAQLGLPDNPSYKSYADLHRAAAVWNVVAAPPYSLTLKSWCFPVAGCVGYRGYYDEAAARAEAETQKTNGMEVAVYPVPAYSTLGWMNWAGGDPLLSTFIGYPEGELARLVFHELAHQVLYVSGDTVFNESYATAVERIGGAMWLQREAGEPARREYAQFDGQRQDFRALALDTRRALTKVYESPEAKAGDWTKVEAMKQAAMADFRERYLKLKAGWSGPRQNAYDAWVSRANNAAFGAQGAYDDLVPGFEALFERQGRDWPRFYTEVKRIAALPTDAQRRSALEAASGVLQTQSSPKHKTGDHGA
- a CDS encoding polyhydroxyalkanoic acid system family protein, producing MPDIHIERNHTLGIAGARAVAHKWIEQAEQEFGLECVYTQGDGRDVATFTRAGIDGTVEVTGSTFRLDATLGFLFSSFSEMIEQKITRNLDAMLESRRGGTRTA